GTAAATCCAATTATTAATAATGCTATTACCAATATAAATAATATTGTGAGTATAATTGTTAATACATTAATAATTTCAGGTCTATAAATACCAATAATGGTAACTTGCCCTCTACCCATTGACGCTAAATTAAGGTTGGTTATTGTTGTGAAGTTTAGTTCCTTTAATTGATAAGGGCCTAGGTTTACCATATAGTAAAGTGTCAGTGTTATGTTCGTTTCAGGTATCCACTTAATTATAGTTATGTTAGTGTTTAGATTACTATTATTTGTCCTTAACATTATAAAGACTATTTCCGATGGATTCACGGTAAATGAACCATTAATGGCAGGCCCACTATAATAATAATGCGTATTAAATGGGTTCAGTATTATGTAAATGGCCAGTATAATCGTGACTATACCAATGATGTAGGCGGCAACTATAAACCTATCTCTAAGGATTTCACTAATCATTACAAAGCACTTAATTTTATTTTTACACCTTAAGTTTTGTTCTTCTCCAAAGTCTTCTCGCTGGATTTGTTAAAACCTTTCTGTCAGTCTTGGCAGTTACCCAAATCGGTGGTGCCCTATTTGACTTATTCGCAGCCGCAAGTCTTAACTTCTTACCCAGTGGTTTATTCCTGGCCATATCCCTCACCTATACCTTATCCTGAACTCTCTATGGGTCTGTTTATAAATTGTTTCCAGTATCTTCTTGAGGTCTTCATCCGTAATGGGCACTTTGACTCTGCCGGATTGGGCTAATGTTATTAATTGTTGTTCAAGAGCCTCGACAAGTTCGGGCTTAACAACCCTAAGATTATCAAGCCTCTCCCTGGCCTCAGGCGTTAGTATCACCCTGAGCACGGCTCTCCTCTGGGCAGCTAATTCCTGTCTTTTCCTTTCCTCCTCCATTTGTTTCTGAAGATCCTGAAGCTTCTTCTGCCTAATGGCTTCAAGTTCATCCTCACTCATTTCTTGATCACTACCTTCCTCCTCTCCGTAATTCTCGTCAATAGACATGGCATAACAAAGGCAGTAAACCTATTTATTAACCTTAAACCTTGGGATCTTAACCGTGAACAA
This is a stretch of genomic DNA from Vulcanisaeta moutnovskia 768-28. It encodes these proteins:
- a CDS encoding DNA-binding protein, whose product is MSIDENYGEEEGSDQEMSEDELEAIRQKKLQDLQKQMEEERKRQELAAQRRAVLRVILTPEARERLDNLRVVKPELVEALEQQLITLAQSGRVKVPITDEDLKKILETIYKQTHREFRIRYR
- a CDS encoding 50S ribosomal protein L39e, which produces MARNKPLGKKLRLAAANKSNRAPPIWVTAKTDRKVLTNPARRLWRRTKLKV